Proteins encoded in a region of the Nostoc sp. UHCC 0926 genome:
- a CDS encoding aldo/keto reductase encodes MTILGKATLEGTRRYRERHKKHCAPTYFRETDEFIASSIGIGSLVGEPDEQTNALVVKAVVESVRRGVNLIDSSISYRYQQGERSVGEGIQRLLESGETSRDELIICTKGGILPYPEENRANLFYKQYVEQSNYSINMSDLVETRYCIHPEYLRDQINQSLTNLGLQTIDVYYIHNPERQLTDITPNIFYDRLRDAFKAMEDAINAGQIAAYGLATWEGFRVPPTSQKHLDLARIKSIAQEVARNKENGFRFIQFPLNMVMLEALLVPTQNIEGEKVPLLEATSRLGITPIASYSLYQAQVVGQIPEIITSAFGNNLWTDCQCALQYTRSAPGLLTALVGMKAIEHIEENLSLTAFPTFEREKFQGLTDSIVQVLKRMGSNAI; translated from the coding sequence ATGACCATTCTAGGCAAGGCTACCTTAGAAGGAACGCGACGTTACAGAGAACGGCACAAAAAGCACTGTGCGCCAACTTATTTCCGAGAAACTGACGAATTCATTGCAAGCTCTATTGGGATTGGTTCGCTTGTTGGTGAACCCGATGAACAAACCAACGCTCTTGTGGTAAAAGCTGTTGTCGAATCAGTTCGGCGTGGAGTCAACTTGATTGACTCCTCAATCAGCTACCGCTATCAGCAAGGAGAGCGCAGTGTGGGAGAAGGTATTCAGCGTCTTCTCGAATCAGGAGAAACATCAAGGGATGAACTTATTATCTGTACAAAAGGCGGTATTCTTCCATATCCAGAGGAAAACCGAGCAAACTTATTTTATAAGCAGTATGTAGAACAAAGCAACTATAGCATTAACATGAGCGATCTCGTCGAGACACGTTACTGCATACACCCGGAGTATCTTCGAGATCAGATCAATCAAAGTCTCACAAACCTCGGACTCCAGACAATCGACGTTTACTATATCCACAATCCAGAAAGACAGTTAACTGATATTACACCAAATATTTTCTACGATCGGTTACGAGATGCTTTCAAGGCAATGGAAGACGCAATAAATGCTGGGCAAATTGCTGCTTATGGTTTAGCAACTTGGGAGGGCTTCCGTGTACCTCCGACTTCTCAGAAGCATTTAGATCTGGCAAGAATAAAATCTATTGCTCAGGAAGTGGCTAGAAACAAGGAAAATGGATTCCGATTTATCCAATTTCCTTTAAACATGGTCATGCTAGAAGCACTTCTTGTACCAACTCAGAATATTGAAGGAGAAAAAGTTCCACTATTAGAAGCGACTTCCCGTTTAGGCATTACTCCAATAGCCAGCTATTCGCTCTATCAAGCGCAAGTTGTAGGGCAGATTCCAGAAATTATCACTTCTGCCTTTGGTAACAACCTTTGGACGGACTGCCAGTGTGCACTCCAGTATACCCGAAGCGCCCCTGGTCTTCTCACTGCTCTTGTGGGGATGAAAGCTATAGAACATATAGAAGAAAATTTAAGTCTTACTGCTTTTCCAACCTTTGAAAGGGAGAAATTTCAAGGACTTACTGATTCAATTGTTCAAGTGTTGAAGAGGATGGGGAGCAACGCAATTTAG
- a CDS encoding helix-turn-helix domain-containing protein, with protein MKKANCVKISKYVEYIYQGHTDMGSRLRVFLTKEQDKTLFYLRAADVPQKVKDRAQMIRLSANSWYVEKIAAHFHWTAQTVREVLHKWQRLGVEGLWEKPGRGGKQKWTETVKYYWVSPTLK; from the coding sequence GTGAAAAAAGCCAACTGTGTAAAGATAAGTAAATACGTAGAATATATATACCAGGGTCACACAGATATGGGCAGCCGTTTAAGGGTGTTTCTCACTAAAGAACAAGATAAAACTCTTTTCTACCTAAGAGCAGCAGATGTACCGCAGAAAGTAAAAGACAGAGCACAAATGATTAGATTGAGTGCCAATAGTTGGTATGTAGAGAAAATAGCGGCTCACTTTCATTGGACTGCACAAACGGTAAGAGAAGTTTTGCATAAATGGCAAAGGCTAGGGGTGGAAGGGCTTTGGGAAAAACCAGGACGAGGAGGGAAACAGAAGTGGACGGAAACGGTTAAGTATTATTGGGTTTCTCCAACCCTTAAATAG
- a CDS encoding ABC transporter ATP-binding protein, producing the protein MPALFAQQQYWNLLVDYLKPQKGRVIKFAIALLACIGLQLINPQILRYFIDTAIAGSSRQNLLLAALLFIGVALVTQVISIAATYYGENIAWRATNALRADLVEHCLRLDLSFHKLCTPGELLERVDGDVQTLSQFFSNFTVHILGNLLLILGVIVVLFTEDWRAGLAIAFFALTALSTLMSLRSIAVPHWRSYRQISADFFGFVGEQLAGMEDVRANGAKSYVMHRFHKILQRWLPIFHKARFASTILWGTTNGIFTLGTAIALSVGAYLWSQNIITIGTVYLLYYYTNLLNEPIEQIRNQFEDLQQAEASIYRIQDLLQIKSQLSAGGEQQLPHGALSVTFENVSFSYHDWGLGNSEFPEEIRGNRDCGTRDLVLQNISFDLPPGHLLGLLGRTGSGKSSLARLLLRLYDAQSGSIRLGGIPINQTPLTDLPKQIGIVTQDVQLFQTTVRNNLTFFNQNISDECIYETLEILGLSEWLHSLPQGLDTNLGPDSSGLSAGQAQLLAFSRVFLKDPGLVILDEASSRLDPITEKFIQNAVDKLLIGRTGIIIAHRLTTVERANQILILEEGRVSEYGSREELLKNPYSRFAQLLQTG; encoded by the coding sequence ATGCCAGCTTTGTTTGCTCAACAGCAGTACTGGAACTTACTTGTAGATTATCTCAAACCCCAAAAAGGGCGGGTAATCAAATTTGCGATCGCCCTCCTCGCCTGCATTGGACTACAATTAATTAACCCCCAAATTCTGCGTTATTTTATTGATACAGCCATAGCAGGTAGTTCTAGACAAAATTTACTCTTGGCCGCCTTGCTATTTATTGGTGTAGCTTTAGTAACTCAAGTCATCTCAATTGCTGCTACTTACTACGGGGAAAACATCGCCTGGAGAGCCACTAACGCCTTACGTGCTGACTTGGTTGAGCATTGTTTGAGACTAGATTTATCCTTTCATAAATTATGTACACCTGGTGAATTGCTAGAACGGGTAGACGGTGATGTTCAAACTCTCTCTCAATTTTTCTCCAATTTCACTGTTCACATTTTGGGCAATTTACTGCTGATCTTAGGTGTAATTGTCGTTCTTTTTACAGAAGATTGGCGAGCTGGTTTGGCTATTGCATTTTTTGCTCTAACAGCATTATCTACTCTGATGAGCCTACGTTCTATAGCTGTTCCCCATTGGAGAAGTTATCGCCAAATTAGTGCCGATTTTTTTGGTTTCGTGGGTGAACAACTCGCTGGCATGGAAGACGTGCGAGCTAATGGAGCGAAAAGCTATGTTATGCACCGCTTCCACAAAATTTTGCAACGGTGGTTGCCCATCTTTCACAAAGCACGCTTTGCCAGTACTATTCTCTGGGGTACAACTAACGGTATCTTTACTTTAGGTACTGCAATTGCCCTCAGCGTGGGTGCTTACCTTTGGAGTCAAAATATTATTACTATCGGCACAGTCTACCTGCTCTACTATTACACCAATTTACTGAACGAACCAATTGAGCAAATTCGCAACCAATTTGAAGACCTCCAACAAGCAGAAGCCAGTATTTACCGTATTCAAGATTTACTTCAAATAAAATCTCAACTGAGTGCAGGAGGCGAACAGCAACTTCCTCATGGCGCACTTTCCGTAACTTTTGAGAACGTCTCATTTAGCTATCATGACTGGGGACTGGGTAACTCGGAGTTCCCAGAGGAGATAAGAGGTAATAGGGACTGCGGAACTCGGGATTTGGTATTGCAAAATATATCCTTTGATTTACCTCCAGGTCATCTACTGGGTTTACTAGGACGTACAGGTAGCGGTAAATCTTCCCTAGCACGGTTATTGCTGAGATTATATGATGCTCAATCAGGTTCTATTCGCTTGGGGGGTATACCTATCAATCAAACTCCCTTAACAGATTTACCTAAACAAATAGGAATAGTTACTCAGGATGTACAATTGTTTCAAACTACAGTTCGCAATAATCTTACCTTTTTTAATCAGAATATTAGCGACGAATGCATATATGAAACCTTAGAAATATTGGGATTATCAGAATGGTTGCATTCATTACCCCAAGGCTTAGATACAAATTTGGGGCCAGACAGTAGCGGCTTATCTGCGGGACAAGCGCAGTTACTAGCATTTTCTCGCGTATTTCTTAAAGACCCTGGTTTAGTAATTCTGGACGAAGCCTCCTCTCGCCTCGACCCCATAACAGAAAAATTTATTCAAAACGCTGTAGATAAGTTATTAATTGGACGTACTGGCATTATTATTGCTCATCGTTTGACAACCGTAGAAAGAGCAAATCAAATTTTGATTTTAGAAGAAGGTCGAGTTAGTGAATACGGTTCGAGAGAAGAGTTACTTAAAAATCCTTACTCACGTTTTGCTCAATTATTGCAAACTGGTTGA
- a CDS encoding ATP-binding cassette domain-containing protein: MGSTKKLRGWELLWQLILYKPKLYLIDSCFWIFIMGLPALPGLIIREFFNSLTGKAKFGFTPLTLIVLLLALNLGHIAVIFAGRITKTQYRFIVRSLLRHNLLDHLFNNPTAQPMVVNQETETTVSQGEIISYFRDDAEQIEENVALISEVLGQGIFSGICLVILLSINIQMTLFIFLPLVGMVVIIRRTETRIKQYRKASREATEKVTGILGEIFDSVQAIKVAGAEKNVLDYFRTLNDKRRQMMIKDSLFNTILNSGFQNIVSLETGIILLLASQLMQSSVGQLTVGDFALFVYNLSFVTSFFTSLAGFMALYKYTEVSFERMASLISSDTPYTLVAHNRLDLNEIKGNKKSLQAVEQPLRNENDKPDSMASVYRLQSLKVSNLTYYYPGTTQGITDVSLEIQRGSLTVVTGQIGSGKTTLLRVLLGLLPIQGGCIYWNGHFVENPASFFIPPRSAYTPQIPQLFSYTLRENILLGLSKDDCDITTALNMAVFEQDLATMNDNLETLVGSRGVRLSGGQIQRVAAARMFIRQPELLVFDDLSSALDVETELALWSRIFVNSTKLKQNHWTPTCLVVSHQRSVLRRADQVIVLKAGRVQAQGSFDEIFSHT; the protein is encoded by the coding sequence ATGGGTTCAACAAAAAAACTAAGAGGTTGGGAGTTATTATGGCAACTTATTCTTTACAAACCAAAACTATATTTAATTGATAGCTGCTTCTGGATTTTCATCATGGGTTTACCTGCCCTACCTGGGTTAATCATCAGGGAATTTTTTAACAGTTTAACGGGCAAGGCAAAATTTGGGTTTACTCCTCTGACTTTAATTGTATTATTGCTGGCTCTTAACTTAGGACATATTGCCGTAATATTTGCAGGGCGTATTACCAAAACTCAGTATCGTTTCATTGTGCGGTCATTACTGCGACATAATTTATTAGACCACCTTTTTAACAATCCTACCGCACAACCAATGGTTGTTAATCAAGAAACTGAAACAACTGTGTCTCAGGGTGAAATAATTAGCTATTTTCGTGATGATGCCGAACAAATAGAAGAAAATGTGGCATTAATATCAGAAGTTTTAGGACAAGGAATATTTTCTGGTATTTGTTTAGTCATTTTATTAAGTATTAATATTCAAATGACGCTGTTTATTTTTCTGCCATTAGTAGGGATGGTAGTAATTATTCGACGAACAGAAACTCGGATTAAACAGTATAGAAAAGCTAGCCGCGAAGCTACTGAAAAAGTGACAGGAATTTTAGGTGAAATATTCGACTCAGTACAAGCGATTAAAGTAGCTGGAGCAGAAAAAAATGTACTGGATTATTTTCGCACTCTCAATGACAAACGCCGCCAGATGATGATTAAGGATAGCCTATTCAACACTATTCTTAATTCTGGCTTTCAAAATATAGTGAGTCTAGAGACAGGGATAATTCTACTACTGGCTTCTCAATTAATGCAGAGCAGTGTTGGTCAGTTGACGGTGGGTGACTTTGCTTTGTTCGTTTATAACCTCTCTTTTGTGACTAGCTTTTTTACTTCCCTTGCCGGTTTTATGGCGTTATATAAGTACACAGAAGTATCCTTTGAACGTATGGCTAGTTTAATATCTAGTGATACACCATATACTTTAGTGGCTCACAATCGATTGGATCTCAACGAGATCAAGGGAAATAAAAAATCCTTGCAAGCAGTTGAACAACCGTTGAGGAACGAGAACGATAAGCCTGACAGCATGGCTAGTGTTTACCGCCTGCAATCATTGAAAGTATCTAATTTAACTTATTATTATCCTGGTACGACTCAAGGAATTACAGATGTGAGCCTTGAAATTCAGCGCGGTAGTTTGACTGTAGTTACTGGTCAGATTGGTTCTGGAAAAACTACATTGCTACGGGTGTTATTAGGATTATTACCTATCCAAGGTGGATGTATTTACTGGAATGGGCATTTCGTTGAAAATCCCGCCAGTTTCTTTATTCCACCTCGCAGTGCTTATACTCCCCAAATTCCTCAGTTGTTCAGTTACACTCTGCGAGAAAATATTTTGTTAGGCTTGTCTAAAGATGATTGTGACATCACAACAGCTTTAAACATGGCTGTGTTCGAGCAAGATTTAGCAACTATGAATGATAATCTAGAGACTTTGGTAGGGTCGAGGGGCGTGCGGCTTTCTGGTGGACAAATACAGCGCGTAGCAGCAGCGCGAATGTTTATACGTCAACCGGAATTGCTAGTATTTGATGACCTTTCCAGTGCTTTAGATGTGGAAACAGAATTGGCGTTATGGTCGCGGATATTTGTTAACAGCACAAAACTAAAGCAAAATCATTGGACACCGACCTGTCTTGTGGTTTCTCATCAACGTTCGGTCTTGCGCCGCGCTGACCAAGTGATTGTATTGAAAGCAGGTAGAGTGCAAGCACAAGGAAGTTTTGATGAAATTTTTAGTCATACATAG
- a CDS encoding helix-turn-helix domain-containing protein, giving the protein MAGVTHIDIQESVEELEVLVRQQNNARIKERLQALYMIKNQGISVCAIAKILGKHRSTVQRWLEDV; this is encoded by the coding sequence ATGGCAGGAGTAACACATATCGATATCCAAGAAAGTGTCGAAGAACTTGAGGTGTTGGTACGTCAACAGAATAATGCACGAATCAAAGAACGGTTACAAGCGCTTTACATGATTAAAAATCAAGGTATCAGTGTGTGTGCGATCGCTAAAATACTTGGGAAGCATCGAAGCACAGTACAGCGTTGGTTAGAGGATGTCTGA
- a CDS encoding transposase, whose protein sequence is MNPSYPSNLTSEQWELLSGLIPAPKTGGRKRSVDMQAIVNAILYILCAGCAWRMLPNDFPKWKTVYHYFRQWRKDGTWFEIHSWVTFMGKGKSKPRSIPQ, encoded by the coding sequence ATGAATCCATCGTACCCAAGTAATCTGACTTCTGAGCAGTGGGAACTACTATCAGGGCTAATTCCTGCGCCAAAAACAGGTGGTCGAAAACGTAGTGTTGATATGCAGGCGATCGTTAACGCCATCCTCTACATCTTGTGTGCAGGTTGTGCATGGCGAATGCTGCCAAATGACTTTCCCAAGTGGAAAACTGTGTATCATTACTTCCGGCAATGGCGAAAAGATGGAACATGGTTTGAAATTCACTCTTGGGTTACGTTTATGGGTAAGGGTAAGTCAAAACCGAGAAGCATCCCCCAGTGA
- a CDS encoding transposase has product MRQLWTAKALKLPTLVSQEVGYDSGKKIKGRKRHILVDTLGLLIVVVITAANVSEQAGAKPILLG; this is encoded by the coding sequence GTGAGGCAATTATGGACAGCCAAAGCATTGAAACTGCCAACTTTGGTATCGCAAGAAGTTGGTTATGACTCTGGCAAAAAGATTAAGGGACGAAAACGCCATATACTTGTTGATACACTTGGTTTACTCATCGTTGTTGTCATCACTGCTGCCAATGTTAGCGAGCAAGCAGGTGCCAAACCAATACTGCTCGGTTAA
- a CDS encoding efflux RND transporter permease subunit → MNLSELFIRRPVMTTLVMMGILIFGLMSYFLLPISALPNVEYPFISVSASLPGATPETMSSSVAAPLERQFTEIAGLNSFNSTSSTGSTNISLQFDFSRRVEDAAKDVQAAISAAAGQLPAGMPHPPTYRKVNPSVSPVLFLYMYSETQPISTVDEYAEVTVGQPISMINGVAQVQVFGQQQYAVRVQLDPRELASRGIGLTQVKTAIQQGNVNLPTGSLSGPYKSYTIQANGQLTDAAGYRQLIVTYKNGAPVRLQDLGQVIDSEQNVKVSNLYSDRKVTNRHSVVLAVQPQPGANTVNIVDAIQKLLPTLREQVPKSIEMGIMYDRSQTIRASVNDVKFTLVLSVCLVVLVIFLFLRDITATLIPSLALPVAIIGTFAVMYLSGFSLDNLSLMALTLSVGFVVDDAIVVLENIVRYREMGESPLDAALKGSKEISFTILSMTLSLVAVFIPIMFMSGIIGKLFHEFAVTIAVAILVSGFVSLSLTPMLCSRFLTSSHQQRPNLLYRVLEGGFDLLLRGYDWTLKPVLKYRLMTLIGSGILLVMTVYLFIIVPKGFIPTEDTGQLMANTKGAQDISFDDMRRHQQTVVDIIRKDPNIEAVDSIVGASGPNASVNSGRITIRLKPRSQRQLSADQIIQELTPKLRRTTGIKTFLRSPPAIPIGGQQTNSTYQFTLQSLNLQELRQYVPKLVDKVKTLPGLRDVDSDLQLSTPQIQVQVDHNKAATLGITAQQVEQTLSAAYGSSQVSTIYSPNDQFYVILEVKPEFQRDPSALSLLYVQSSTGKLVPLSAIANITQNVGPLTVTHVAQLPSATISFDTLPGTSLSQATDAIKQAASEVLPSTITPSFQGSAQTFQQSFNDLGVLLLVSILVIYLILGILYEDFIHPITILSGLPSAGFGALLTLLIFHVDLNLYSFIGIILLVGIVKKNGIMLVDFAIEAQRKEGKNSFDAIYAACLTRFRPIMMTTMAALIGTLPIALGTGVGSEARRPLGIAIVGGLLFSQILTLYLTPVFYTYMEALRKKLSIRSRKAEKKHLSRWA, encoded by the coding sequence ATGAACCTTTCAGAACTCTTCATTCGTCGTCCAGTCATGACCACCTTGGTAATGATGGGTATCCTCATCTTCGGTTTGATGAGTTATTTCCTGTTACCCATCAGTGCGCTGCCTAACGTTGAATATCCTTTTATTTCTGTCTCCGCTAGTCTCCCTGGTGCCACGCCCGAAACAATGTCATCTTCGGTCGCCGCACCCCTAGAAAGACAGTTTACCGAAATTGCCGGACTCAATTCATTCAATTCCACCAGTTCAACTGGCAGCACCAACATTTCCCTACAATTTGACTTTAGCCGCAGAGTAGAGGATGCTGCAAAAGATGTGCAGGCAGCCATCTCAGCAGCAGCCGGACAACTGCCCGCCGGAATGCCTCACCCACCCACATACCGCAAAGTTAACCCTTCTGTCTCACCAGTTCTCTTCCTCTATATGTATTCTGAGACACAGCCAATCTCGACAGTAGATGAATACGCAGAGGTAACAGTTGGTCAGCCAATCTCGATGATCAATGGTGTTGCTCAGGTACAGGTTTTTGGTCAACAGCAATATGCAGTCCGCGTCCAACTTGACCCGCGAGAGTTGGCATCGCGGGGAATTGGTCTAACTCAGGTGAAAACTGCAATTCAACAGGGAAATGTCAACTTACCAACTGGTAGTCTCTCTGGCCCTTACAAAAGTTATACGATTCAGGCGAACGGTCAACTCACCGATGCTGCCGGCTATCGCCAGTTGATTGTAACTTATAAGAATGGTGCGCCCGTGCGGCTTCAGGATTTGGGGCAGGTGATTGACAGTGAACAAAACGTCAAAGTCTCAAATTTGTATAGCGATCGCAAGGTAACAAACCGCCATTCCGTTGTTCTTGCCGTGCAGCCGCAGCCTGGAGCCAACACTGTAAATATCGTTGATGCCATCCAGAAACTTTTACCTACACTCCGCGAACAAGTTCCCAAATCGATTGAGATGGGAATTATGTACGATCGCTCCCAAACAATCCGAGCCTCTGTCAACGATGTAAAGTTTACTTTGGTTCTCTCGGTTTGTCTAGTTGTCTTGGTAATTTTCTTATTCTTGCGTGACATAACTGCGACGCTAATTCCCAGTTTGGCGCTACCTGTAGCGATTATTGGGACTTTCGCTGTGATGTATCTGTCGGGCTTCTCCTTAGACAACCTCTCACTAATGGCGTTGACCCTCTCCGTGGGCTTTGTCGTGGATGATGCGATCGTCGTGTTGGAAAATATCGTCCGTTATCGAGAAATGGGCGAATCTCCCCTAGATGCGGCATTGAAGGGATCAAAGGAAATCAGCTTCACAATTTTGTCAATGACCCTCTCCCTAGTGGCGGTGTTCATCCCGATCATGTTTATGAGTGGAATAATCGGTAAATTATTTCATGAATTTGCCGTGACGATCGCTGTGGCAATTTTGGTTTCGGGTTTTGTTTCCCTCAGTCTCACCCCAATGTTGTGCAGTCGGTTCTTAACTTCATCCCATCAGCAAAGACCAAATCTGCTGTATCGAGTCTTAGAAGGGGGATTTGATTTACTACTGCGGGGATATGATTGGACGCTCAAGCCTGTCTTAAAATACCGCCTGATGACACTCATTGGTTCTGGCATTCTGCTGGTAATGACCGTCTATCTGTTCATCATCGTTCCCAAAGGATTTATTCCCACAGAAGACACCGGACAACTGATGGCGAACACGAAGGGAGCGCAAGATATTTCTTTTGATGATATGCGGCGTCACCAGCAAACAGTTGTTGATATCATTCGTAAAGACCCCAACATTGAAGCAGTTGACTCAATTGTGGGTGCAAGTGGCCCTAACGCATCGGTCAACTCCGGGCGAATTACGATTCGGCTGAAGCCACGTTCTCAACGTCAACTGAGTGCTGACCAAATCATTCAAGAGCTAACCCCCAAGTTGAGACGGACAACTGGGATTAAAACATTCCTCCGCTCTCCGCCAGCCATTCCCATTGGTGGTCAACAAACTAATTCTACTTATCAGTTCACATTGCAGAGCTTGAATTTGCAAGAGCTGCGCCAATACGTTCCTAAACTTGTAGATAAAGTCAAAACCCTCCCAGGACTCCGGGACGTTGACAGCGATTTACAACTCAGCACTCCCCAAATCCAAGTCCAAGTTGACCACAACAAAGCCGCAACTCTTGGGATTACCGCCCAACAAGTTGAACAAACCCTCAGCGCCGCTTATGGTTCCAGCCAGGTGTCAACTATCTATAGCCCAAATGACCAATTTTATGTAATCTTAGAAGTGAAACCGGAGTTTCAGCGAGATCCTAGTGCCCTATCGCTACTCTATGTGCAATCGAGTACTGGAAAACTGGTTCCCCTGAGTGCGATCGCCAATATCACCCAGAATGTCGGCCCCCTGACTGTGACTCACGTTGCTCAACTTCCCTCTGCAACTATCTCTTTTGACACTCTTCCAGGAACGTCTCTAAGTCAGGCCACAGATGCTATTAAGCAAGCAGCCAGTGAGGTGCTACCCTCAACAATTACCCCCAGCTTTCAGGGTTCAGCCCAAACCTTCCAACAGTCTTTCAACGATTTAGGCGTACTGTTGTTGGTGTCTATTTTAGTAATCTATCTGATTCTCGGTATCCTCTATGAGGATTTCATTCACCCGATCACAATTCTTTCCGGTTTGCCTTCGGCGGGTTTTGGCGCATTACTGACGCTGCTGATTTTCCATGTTGATTTAAATCTTTACTCTTTCATCGGCATCATTCTGCTAGTGGGCATAGTTAAGAAAAATGGTATTATGCTGGTGGATTTTGCCATAGAAGCGCAGCGAAAGGAAGGGAAAAATTCCTTTGATGCCATCTATGCCGCTTGCCTGACTCGCTTCCGCCCAATTATGATGACGACGATGGCAGCTTTAATTGGGACACTCCCGATTGCTCTGGGGACGGGAGTAGGTTCAGAAGCGCGTCGGCCTTTGGGGATTGCGATCGTTGGTGGATTACTGTTCTCTCAGATATTGACTCTCTATCTGACTCCAGTGTTTTACACTTACATGGAGGCATTGCGGAAAAAGCTTAGTATACGAAGTAGAAAAGCTGAAAAAAAGCATCTAAGTAGGTGGGCATAA
- a CDS encoding DUF5615 family PIN-like protein, with amino-acid sequence MLKLLSDENFNGDIVRGLFLRQPNLDLLRVQDVGLQEVDDPAILNWAAANERIVLTHDRATMPDFAYERLLKGEQMLGLFVVNDRMPIRQAIDELLLLVNYSDQSEWKGIVLYLPL; translated from the coding sequence ATGCTGAAGTTATTGAGCGATGAGAATTTCAATGGCGATATTGTGCGAGGACTATTTCTGCGTCAACCGAATCTTGACTTACTGCGGGTTCAGGATGTTGGTTTGCAGGAAGTAGATGACCCAGCAATCTTAAATTGGGCAGCAGCGAACGAGCGCATTGTCCTTACTCATGACCGTGCAACAATGCCAGATTTCGCTTACGAGCGATTGTTAAAGGGAGAGCAAATGTTGGGTTTGTTCGTAGTGAATGACCGGATGCCGATTAGACAGGCAATTGACGAATTGCTGCTGCTGGTTAATTACAGCGATCAGTCAGAGTGGAAAGGGATTGTCCTATATTTGCCCTTATGA
- a CDS encoding DUF433 domain-containing protein, giving the protein MTLALEQEIPPLTEDATGAIRVGNTRVLLEMVIRSFQDGASPESIVGRYSSLSLSDVYLTIGYYLRHRDAVEVYLDQREQLAESVHQRLSGVQPDLSLIRSRLLAQQ; this is encoded by the coding sequence ATGACTTTAGCACTAGAACAAGAAATTCCTCCCCTAACTGAAGATGCAACAGGTGCAATTCGAGTAGGTAATACAAGGGTTTTGCTAGAAATGGTGATTCGTAGCTTTCAAGATGGTGCATCCCCTGAATCTATTGTTGGGCGTTATTCATCCTTGTCATTATCTGATGTATACCTGACTATTGGCTACTACCTTCGACATCGAGATGCTGTGGAAGTATACCTCGATCAACGTGAACAGTTAGCTGAATCTGTTCATCAACGTCTGTCAGGTGTTCAACCTGATTTGAGCCTAATTCGTTCTCGCTTATTAGCCCAGCAATAA